The following coding sequences are from one Deinococcus cellulosilyticus NBRC 106333 = KACC 11606 window:
- a CDS encoding M12 family metallopeptidase codes for MKRTAAVLGLGLTAVLLQACSTTPTSNAPEMPSLSETALFQPSGQPEGTVQVKLPQYSEPVTAELRGNKVLFEGDILLAELSNEQIQKNSTVIANTGGLWPSARIPYVFASNVSSTVRSHVQSAINTYNTYTKVRIVPRASERNYVRVIVDNGCYSYVGRIGGAQSLSLSTGGCGVAGAIHEFGHALGLWHEQSRKDRDQYVTIVWANIKSGTEHNFQIESNSRAVGAYDFDSIMHYPAYAFSTNGKATIVPKNSSIPLSRLGAAKTLSSGDIAGIKSLYP; via the coding sequence ATGAAACGCACCGCAGCTGTACTCGGTCTTGGCCTGACTGCTGTTCTGCTTCAGGCATGCAGCACCACCCCCACATCAAATGCCCCCGAGATGCCCTCGCTCTCGGAAACGGCCCTCTTCCAGCCCTCAGGCCAGCCTGAGGGCACCGTGCAGGTCAAACTCCCCCAGTACAGTGAACCCGTCACCGCAGAACTGCGGGGCAACAAGGTGCTCTTTGAAGGGGACATCCTGCTTGCCGAGCTCTCCAATGAGCAGATCCAGAAGAACTCCACTGTCATTGCCAACACAGGCGGCCTGTGGCCCAGTGCCCGCATCCCCTACGTGTTCGCCTCCAACGTTTCCTCGACGGTGCGCAGTCACGTGCAGAGCGCCATCAACACCTACAACACCTACACCAAAGTGCGAATTGTTCCCCGCGCAAGCGAACGCAATTACGTGCGGGTGATTGTGGACAACGGCTGTTACTCCTACGTGGGTCGCATCGGTGGGGCTCAGTCCCTCTCGCTGTCCACAGGAGGATGTGGAGTGGCCGGAGCCATCCACGAGTTCGGGCATGCCCTGGGCCTGTGGCACGAACAGAGCCGCAAGGACCGCGACCAGTACGTGACCATCGTGTGGGCCAACATCAAGAGTGGTACCGAGCACAACTTCCAGATCGAAAGCAACAGCCGTGCAGTCGGGGCTTACGACTTTGATTCCATCATGCACTACCCGGCTTACGCCTTCAGCACCAACGGGAAGGCCACCATCGTGCCCAAGAACAGCAGCATTCCCCTGAGCCGTCTGGGGGCCGCCAAGACCCTCAGCAGTGGGGACATTGCAGGCATCAAATCTCTCTATCCCTGA
- the pdxR gene encoding MocR-like pyridoxine biosynthesis transcription factor PdxR — protein sequence MLPPSVLAHLNRTLDVPLHLQVYEGLREAILQGTLKPSHRLPSTRAMAQHLGVSRNTVLLAFEQLLLEGYLESRVGDGTYVTHTLPDTSLQKPEVKPEQQGRQPALSRRAQKLLQVQVTQYLSQPEYRAFRSGMPALKDFPFEEWRKLHARHWKTPPVQLLAYGDPRGYLPLREAISEYLNASRGVRCTPDQVLITSGSQQGLELAARLLLDDGDSLWMEDPGYLGARAAFQASGLNVCPIPIDQEGMQVQHGAEHHPHARMVYVTPSHQYPLGITLSLTRRLELLKWARQSGAWILEDDYNSEYRYEGRPLNALQGLDQDGRVIYIGTFSKVLLPAVRLGYLVLPESLIDLFIHARSLVDRMPPGVSQAVLAEFMENGGFERHIRRMRGLYAERQAFFIELAQKHFPEWLQVQPSPAGMHLVSHLAEPFSDVQLVEEASRAGVTVRALSPSYLHSPEQGLLFGYAGYPEDETILAARDLGRAFSRIRISDP from the coding sequence ATGTTGCCCCCCAGTGTTCTTGCCCACCTGAACCGCACGCTGGACGTCCCCCTGCACCTGCAGGTCTATGAGGGACTCAGGGAAGCCATTTTGCAGGGCACCCTGAAGCCCTCCCACCGCCTGCCTTCCACCCGTGCCATGGCCCAGCATCTGGGGGTGTCCAGAAACACGGTGCTGCTGGCCTTTGAGCAGCTTCTGCTGGAAGGGTATCTGGAAAGTCGGGTGGGAGACGGCACCTATGTCACCCACACCCTGCCAGACACCTCCCTGCAGAAACCCGAGGTGAAGCCAGAGCAGCAGGGAAGACAGCCTGCCCTCTCCAGGCGGGCACAGAAACTTCTGCAGGTGCAGGTGACCCAGTACCTGAGTCAGCCGGAATACCGGGCGTTCCGTTCTGGCATGCCAGCTTTGAAGGATTTTCCTTTCGAGGAGTGGCGCAAACTTCATGCGAGGCACTGGAAGACGCCTCCGGTGCAACTGCTGGCCTACGGGGACCCGAGGGGTTACCTGCCCCTCAGGGAAGCCATCAGCGAGTACCTGAATGCCTCAAGGGGGGTGCGGTGCACCCCGGATCAGGTGCTGATCACGTCCGGTTCACAGCAAGGGCTGGAACTGGCTGCCCGTCTGCTGCTCGACGATGGAGACAGCCTGTGGATGGAAGACCCCGGATACCTGGGGGCCAGGGCGGCTTTTCAGGCTTCAGGGCTGAACGTGTGCCCGATTCCCATCGATCAGGAGGGCATGCAGGTGCAGCACGGGGCCGAGCATCACCCCCATGCCCGCATGGTCTATGTGACCCCCTCCCACCAGTATCCGCTGGGGATCACCCTCAGCCTGACCCGCAGGCTTGAACTCCTGAAGTGGGCCAGACAGAGCGGGGCCTGGATTCTGGAGGACGATTACAACAGCGAATACCGTTACGAGGGCCGCCCCCTCAATGCCCTGCAGGGGCTCGACCAGGATGGCCGGGTGATCTACATCGGGACCTTCTCCAAGGTGCTCCTTCCTGCGGTGCGTCTGGGGTATCTGGTGCTGCCTGAGAGCCTCATTGACCTGTTCATCCATGCCCGTTCACTGGTGGACCGCATGCCTCCCGGGGTGTCGCAGGCGGTGCTGGCAGAGTTCATGGAAAATGGGGGGTTCGAGCGCCACATCCGCCGGATGCGGGGCCTTTATGCCGAGCGGCAGGCTTTTTTCATTGAACTGGCCCAGAAGCATTTCCCGGAGTGGTTGCAGGTGCAGCCCTCTCCAGCCGGAATGCATCTGGTCTCCCACCTTGCAGAACCTTTCTCTGACGTGCAACTGGTGGAGGAGGCAAGCCGGGCAGGGGTCACGGTGCGGGCCCTGTCCCCGTCCTACCTGCACTCTCCAGAGCAGGGGTTGCTCTTTGGTTATGCAGGTTATCCCGAAGATGAAACGATTCTGGCCGCCAGAGATCTGGGACGGGCTTTTTCAAGGATCAGAATTTCTGACCCATGA
- a CDS encoding DUF2167 domain-containing protein: MLYNPAFLVLSRNRSRRVRLHKWLLLGCLLGVAQVQGHGINNPEMFDSVLHYQTAETTLPHHLQVQPASSIRFLNSQDANHVIYDVWGGSPDSSIIGMLLPRNLSPVSEGGWGLSLQHLDTGYVDARRWKNIDAKQLLKTLQKNSQAEVLNWALPPTFNPQTGVLMFATEVKLPGAQDTAIFPKVLLLGREGLLLMKGIIEKKHWEGMKATLQDLAFSVTFQDGYRYTDVQAGDRLYDYGMTALITETPVQDPERKTSSAPLLFPWIAVLLGLGLMGTLMGKRVRSASLTVRPD, translated from the coding sequence ATGCTTTACAATCCAGCCTTTCTGGTCCTGTCCAGAAACAGATCTCGTCGTGTGCGCCTACACAAATGGCTGCTGCTGGGCTGTCTGCTGGGCGTTGCACAGGTGCAGGGGCATGGGATCAACAATCCGGAGATGTTCGACAGTGTGCTGCACTACCAGACCGCTGAAACAACTTTGCCCCATCACCTGCAGGTGCAGCCAGCCTCCAGCATCCGTTTCCTGAATAGCCAGGATGCCAACCATGTGATCTACGACGTGTGGGGCGGCAGCCCGGACTCCAGCATCATTGGCATGCTCCTGCCCCGGAACCTCAGCCCGGTCTCTGAAGGGGGATGGGGCCTCAGCCTGCAGCATCTGGACACCGGGTACGTGGATGCGAGACGCTGGAAGAACATTGATGCAAAACAACTTCTGAAGACCCTGCAAAAGAACAGCCAGGCCGAAGTGCTGAACTGGGCCTTGCCCCCAACTTTCAATCCCCAAACGGGTGTGTTGATGTTTGCCACGGAAGTGAAACTGCCCGGTGCCCAGGACACCGCCATCTTCCCGAAAGTGCTGCTGCTGGGCAGAGAAGGCCTGCTGCTGATGAAAGGCATCATCGAGAAAAAGCACTGGGAGGGCATGAAAGCCACCTTGCAGGACCTTGCTTTCTCCGTGACCTTTCAGGATGGTTACCGCTACACCGACGTGCAGGCCGGAGACCGCCTTTATGATTACGGCATGACCGCCCTGATCACCGAAACACCCGTGCAGGACCCGGAGCGCAAAACCTCCTCTGCACCGCTGCTTTTTCCCTGGATTGCGGTGCTGCTGGGCCTGGGCCTCATGGGGACCCTGATGGGCAAAAGGGTGCGCTCTGCAAGCCTCACGGTGCGGCCAGATTGA
- a CDS encoding GNAT family N-acetyltransferase, producing the protein MQTWIQPVTLTGDHVLLRPLEDEDLFALHQTITPGLLKWFAIPGLNAEGMISFKDFHAVYQQQMKQRVIFATCRKDTGEIVGNTSYLTIEPAHRGLEIGGTWIRKEEQSTRINPEAKYLMLKHAFETLGAIRVSLKTHHLNTQSQRAIEKLGAQKEGVLRNHIIMPDGSYRHSVMYSILDTEWPEVKRRLEKRID; encoded by the coding sequence ATGCAAACCTGGATTCAACCTGTCACCCTGACCGGAGACCACGTGCTCCTCAGACCCCTCGAAGATGAAGACCTGTTCGCCCTGCACCAGACCATCACCCCTGGCCTTTTGAAGTGGTTCGCCATTCCTGGCCTCAATGCCGAGGGAATGATCTCCTTCAAGGATTTTCATGCTGTATACCAGCAGCAGATGAAACAGCGGGTGATTTTTGCCACCTGCCGCAAGGACACTGGAGAAATCGTGGGCAACACCTCCTACCTGACCATTGAACCCGCACACAGAGGGCTCGAAATTGGCGGAACCTGGATCAGAAAAGAAGAACAGAGCACCCGAATCAACCCAGAAGCCAAGTACCTGATGCTGAAACACGCTTTCGAAACCCTCGGAGCCATCCGGGTGAGCCTGAAAACCCACCACCTGAACACCCAGAGCCAGCGGGCCATCGAAAAACTCGGGGCGCAGAAAGAAGGCGTTCTGAGAAACCACATCATCATGCCAGACGGCAGCTACCGCCACAGCGTAATGTATTCGATTCTGGACACCGAATGGCCAGAGGTGAAAAGGCGGCTGGAAAAACGGATTGATTGA
- the pepF gene encoding oligoendopeptidase F: MTTSVHRERWDIQSIFADFEAWDEEFQQVSSEIQTLVAFRGTLTRDPGQLSAFLNAWNELSVRVNRLGIYTTMKISVDTTDTESRRKQSESQALSAAFQSELAFVEPELLTLPEETARNWLEKHPDLKVYQTYFERLWTQKQALRSAEVEALLGSVSEAFQSAKGIHPTLVNELDFGSIETPQGTVKLAHNTLQTLVSHPDRHVRKAAWEQYARKHLEVQQTMAAAVTTGVKQNVFLARIRGFSSSLAAALYPNRLPEAVYHNFMQVFERHRSLWHRYWRIRKKALNLPDFAEYDIRAPLTERSPVVTYEQVVDFITAGMRPLGQDYVKVMRSGLLEQRWVDYALTPHRRQGAFSIGNSLTKPFIFMSFQESLYGMSTLAHEVGHSMHKYLSNQAQPIVYEKYTLFAAEVASNFNQAMTRAYLLKTVQEREFRIAVLEEAFYNFHRYFLVMPVLSQFELTLHQQAEQGKTFGAAQMNRLMCELLAEVYGGEVQLDESLNGIMWSQFSTHLYANFYTWQYGTGIAAANALADRVLSGEEGAVENYLEFLSLGGKLPPLEALKIAGVDMSTPEPIEAGFRTLERLIDDLESLL; encoded by the coding sequence ATGACGACTTCTGTGCATCGTGAACGGTGGGACATCCAGAGCATTTTTGCTGATTTCGAGGCCTGGGATGAAGAATTCCAGCAGGTCAGCAGTGAGATCCAGACCCTGGTGGCCTTCAGAGGGACCCTGACCCGTGACCCCGGACAGCTCTCGGCGTTCCTGAACGCATGGAATGAACTTTCTGTGCGGGTGAACCGTCTGGGCATCTACACCACCATGAAGATCAGTGTGGACACCACAGACACCGAATCCCGCAGGAAGCAGAGCGAGAGCCAGGCCCTCAGTGCGGCTTTTCAGAGTGAGCTGGCTTTTGTGGAGCCTGAACTCCTCACCCTTCCTGAAGAAACCGCCCGCAACTGGTTGGAGAAGCACCCTGACCTGAAGGTGTACCAGACCTACTTTGAGCGGCTGTGGACCCAGAAGCAGGCCCTGCGTTCTGCAGAGGTCGAAGCACTTCTGGGCTCGGTTTCGGAAGCGTTTCAGAGTGCAAAAGGCATCCACCCGACCCTGGTGAACGAACTGGATTTTGGCAGCATCGAAACCCCACAGGGCACGGTGAAACTCGCCCACAACACCCTGCAGACGCTGGTGAGCCACCCGGACCGCCATGTGCGCAAAGCGGCCTGGGAGCAGTATGCCCGCAAGCATCTGGAGGTGCAGCAGACCATGGCTGCCGCCGTGACCACCGGGGTGAAGCAGAATGTGTTCCTGGCCCGCATCCGGGGGTTCAGCAGCAGTCTGGCCGCAGCCCTGTACCCCAACCGCCTTCCTGAAGCGGTGTACCACAACTTCATGCAGGTTTTTGAGCGCCATCGTTCCCTGTGGCACCGCTACTGGCGCATCCGCAAGAAAGCCCTGAACCTGCCCGACTTTGCCGAATACGACATCCGGGCTCCCCTCACAGAGCGTTCTCCGGTGGTCACCTATGAGCAGGTGGTGGATTTCATCACGGCTGGAATGCGCCCTCTGGGGCAGGACTACGTGAAGGTGATGCGTTCAGGTTTGCTGGAGCAGCGCTGGGTGGATTACGCCCTCACCCCCCACCGCAGACAGGGGGCCTTCAGCATCGGGAACAGCCTGACCAAACCGTTCATCTTCATGTCGTTTCAGGAGAGCCTCTATGGGATGTCCACCCTGGCCCATGAGGTCGGGCACAGCATGCACAAATACCTCAGCAACCAGGCACAGCCCATCGTGTACGAGAAGTACACCCTGTTTGCAGCGGAGGTGGCCAGCAACTTCAATCAGGCCATGACCCGCGCTTACCTGCTGAAGACTGTGCAGGAAAGAGAATTCAGGATCGCTGTGCTGGAGGAGGCCTTCTACAACTTCCACAGGTACTTCCTGGTGATGCCTGTGCTCTCCCAGTTTGAACTGACCCTGCACCAGCAGGCCGAGCAGGGCAAGACCTTCGGGGCCGCCCAGATGAACCGCCTGATGTGTGAGCTGCTCGCAGAGGTCTACGGAGGTGAGGTTCAGCTGGATGAATCCCTGAACGGCATCATGTGGTCCCAGTTCTCCACCCACCTGTACGCCAACTTCTACACCTGGCAATATGGCACCGGAATCGCAGCAGCCAATGCCCTCGCAGACCGGGTGCTCTCCGGGGAAGAGGGCGCTGTTGAGAACTACCTGGAGTTCCTCTCCCTGGGTGGAAAACTTCCCCCTCTTGAAGCTCTGAAAATTGCAGGGGTGGACATGAGCACCCCAGAGCCCATCGAGGCAGGGTTCCGGACCCTGGAACGCCTGATCGATGACCTGGAAAGCCTGCTTTAA